The genomic window cttcttcttcaaccctcATGCAGCTTTTCTCTTCAACAGTATGATGTACTTCCTGGAAGACATTTAAAGTGATCTTCTCATCATTTACCCTCAAAGTCATTTTTCCTTgttccacatcaatgatggcccttgctgtggccaggaaaggtcttcccaatATAATAGAGTCATTACCCTCTTCACCTAAGTCCAggattacaaaatctgctggaaatatgAATTTTCCTACTCTAACCAAGAGATTTTCAATCACCCCTCTTGGGAATTACCAGATATCTATCCACTAGCTCCAATGACATCTGTGTAGGATTTACTTCTTCTATACATAGCCTTCTCATCATAGACATAGGCATCAGATTGATACTGgatcctaaatcacacagtgCCTTGTCAATGATTATGTTACCAATGGTACAAGGCAAgaagaagctcccagggtctttgagtTTTGGTAGGATGTCTTCTTGGATCACTACACTACATTCTTGGGTTAAGATCACTGTCTCCTTCTCATTCCAGCTCCTTTTCTTATTGATGAGCtctttgaggaattttgcatatagaggcatttgttctAGAGCTTCAGCAAGCGGAATGTTCATCTTCAGCTTCTTAAAAACTTCTAAAAACTTGGGGAACTTTTGGTCTTTAAGCTCtctgttgaacctttgaggatatggaatgGAAGGAGTGTatggtttctcctcttcctagaAGCTTCTGGAGGCTCCTCTATACTTTGCTTACCCTTCTTTGAAAATTGTGGTTGTTCCTCTTTTTTCTTGAGCTTCTCTTGGTCTTGCTTGTCTTTTTCCCCTACTTACTTCTTGCTGCTAGCCTCATCATTTTTAGCTGGCCTCTTGGTAATTTCTTTGTCATTtaccaaggttcttccactccttaattggattactttgcattcctccttggattggggatggtgtcacttggtaatgCATTTGGTGCTCTTTCAGCCATTGTTTGCTTGGATATTtggccaatttgcctctctagattctgcagtgaagcttcatggttcttacTGGTTAGATCTTGATGTctcatcatcttctccatcatCACTTCCAGATTGGAaatcctttgagattcttggggtggttgCGGTTGATTGTGAGAAGCTGAGGGTGGATGaaagttattttggttagtggatgggTTGTTGGGTAGATAGTAGTTGGATTGAggttgattgttttgtggttttctgtactgattttggttagtgttttgatggttttgatggtttgtgtttctggaattattttggtttgagtttctttgccaAGGCTGCTGGTTTTGATTATCTCCCCACCTcaaattggggtggttcctctAGGATGAGTTGTAGGTATCTCCATGGAACTCATTTTGTCCAactccttggttgtgcatgtattgGACTTGCTCAGGTTATTGCTCTTCAAAGAGTTCTTCATTCTGCCCCCACCCAGCTGGTGGTTGATTAGTTGAGTTCACTGCTGCAACTTGAAGACCATCAATCTTCTTGGCCATCATCTCCAT from Arachis ipaensis cultivar K30076 chromosome B09, Araip1.1, whole genome shotgun sequence includes these protein-coding regions:
- the LOC107615358 gene encoding uncharacterized protein LOC107615358, translating into MNIPLAEALEQMPLYAKFLKELINKKRSWNEKETVILTQECSVVIQEDILPKLKDPGSFFLPCTIGNIIIDKALCDLGSSINLMPMSMMRRLCIEEVNPTQMSLELVDRYLVIPKRGD